A genomic stretch from Malus domestica chromosome 15, GDT2T_hap1 includes:
- the LOC103425328 gene encoding protein RAE1-like isoform X2, producing MAASNQNQNPNKSFEVTHLPNDSISSLSFSPKSNILVATSWDNQVRCWEIHQSGQNLASVPKASISHDQPVLCSAWKDDGSTVFSGGCDKQVKMWPLAGNQPVTVAMHDAPIKEVAWIPEMNYLVTGSLDKNLKYWDLRQQTPIHTQALPERCYTLSVRYPLMVVGTADRNLIVFNLQNPQTEFKRIVSPLKYQTRCVAAFPDQQGFLVHQTFATAGSDGSFNFWDKDSKQRLKAMARCSQPIPCSAFNSDGSIFAYAVCYDWSKGAENHNPATAKNCIYLHVPQEAEVKGKPRINTGKR from the exons ATGGCTGCTTCGAATCAGAATCAGAATCCGAACAAGTCCTTTGAG gTCACCCATCTTCCTAACGACTCGATATCGAGCCTAAGCTTCAGTCCCAAGAGCAACATTCTGGTCGCCACCTCCTGGGACAACCag GTGCGATGCTGGGAGATACACCAGAGTGGACAAAATCTTGCTAGTGTGCCCAAGGCATCCATATCCCATGACCAACCG GTTTTGTGCTCAGCTTGGAAGGATGATGGATCTACTGTGTTCTCTGGAGGCTGTGACAAGCAAGTTAAGATGTGGCCTCTAGCTGGTAACCAACCGGTGACCGTTGCCATGCACGATGCACCAATAAAAGAGGTTGCTTGGATCCCGGAGATGAACTACTTAGTCACAGGAAGCTTGGACAAGAATTTGAA GTATTGGGATCTGAGGCAGCAAACTCCAATCCATACCCAAGCTCTACCTGAGCGCTGCTACACCCTATCAGTGAGATACCCTCTAATGGTTGTTGGCACTGCAGACCGAAATCTCATTGTTTTTAACTTGCAAAACCCACAG ACTGAATTCAAGAGAATTGTTTCACCCCTAAAGTATCAAACAAGGTGTGTTGCTGCATTTCCGGATCAGCAAGGATTCTTG GTACATCAAACATTTGCTACCGCTGGTTCTGACGGTTCTTTCAATTTTTGGGATAAGGATAGCAAACAGAGACTAAAG GCAATGGCGAGGTGCAGTCAACCTATACCTTGCAGTGCTTTCAACAGTGATGGTTCCATATTTGCATACGCA GTTTGCTATGATTGGAGCAAGGGTGCTGAAAATCACAATCCTGCTACTGCAAAGAACTGCATTTACCTCCACGTGCCACAG GAAGCTGAGGTTAAAGGCAAGCCAAGAATCAACACCGGAAAACGGTGA
- the LOC103425328 gene encoding protein RAE1-like isoform X1 → MAASNQNQNPNKSFEVTHLPNDSISSLSFSPKSNILVATSWDNQVRCWEIHQSGQNLASVPKASISHDQPVLCSAWKDDGSTVFSGGCDKQVKMWPLAGNQPVTVAMHDAPIKEVAWIPEMNYLVTGSLDKNLKYWDLRQQTPIHTQALPERCYTLSVRYPLMVVGTADRNLIVFNLQNPQTEFKRIVSPLKYQTRCVAAFPDQQGFLVGSIEGRVGVHHLDDGLQSKNFTFKCHREGNDIYPVNSLNFHPVHQTFATAGSDGSFNFWDKDSKQRLKAMARCSQPIPCSAFNSDGSIFAYAVCYDWSKGAENHNPATAKNCIYLHVPQEAEVKGKPRINTGKR, encoded by the exons ATGGCTGCTTCGAATCAGAATCAGAATCCGAACAAGTCCTTTGAG gTCACCCATCTTCCTAACGACTCGATATCGAGCCTAAGCTTCAGTCCCAAGAGCAACATTCTGGTCGCCACCTCCTGGGACAACCag GTGCGATGCTGGGAGATACACCAGAGTGGACAAAATCTTGCTAGTGTGCCCAAGGCATCCATATCCCATGACCAACCG GTTTTGTGCTCAGCTTGGAAGGATGATGGATCTACTGTGTTCTCTGGAGGCTGTGACAAGCAAGTTAAGATGTGGCCTCTAGCTGGTAACCAACCGGTGACCGTTGCCATGCACGATGCACCAATAAAAGAGGTTGCTTGGATCCCGGAGATGAACTACTTAGTCACAGGAAGCTTGGACAAGAATTTGAA GTATTGGGATCTGAGGCAGCAAACTCCAATCCATACCCAAGCTCTACCTGAGCGCTGCTACACCCTATCAGTGAGATACCCTCTAATGGTTGTTGGCACTGCAGACCGAAATCTCATTGTTTTTAACTTGCAAAACCCACAG ACTGAATTCAAGAGAATTGTTTCACCCCTAAAGTATCAAACAAGGTGTGTTGCTGCATTTCCGGATCAGCAAGGATTCTTG GTTGGCTCTATTGAAGGGAGGGTTGGTGTACATCATCTTGATGATGGACTACAAAGTAAAAACTTTACCTTTAAGTGCCATAGAGAGGGCAATGACATCTACCCAGTCAACTCTCTGAACTTCCATCCC GTACATCAAACATTTGCTACCGCTGGTTCTGACGGTTCTTTCAATTTTTGGGATAAGGATAGCAAACAGAGACTAAAG GCAATGGCGAGGTGCAGTCAACCTATACCTTGCAGTGCTTTCAACAGTGATGGTTCCATATTTGCATACGCA GTTTGCTATGATTGGAGCAAGGGTGCTGAAAATCACAATCCTGCTACTGCAAAGAACTGCATTTACCTCCACGTGCCACAG GAAGCTGAGGTTAAAGGCAAGCCAAGAATCAACACCGGAAAACGGTGA
- the LOC103402291 gene encoding laccase-14 — MVNVLVHFSFCVFQIFLLFNVANGKIHHQKFVVKSSSYTRLCSTKEILTVNGRFPGPTLKARRGDKIIITVYNKANYNITFHWHGVRQVRNSWSDGPEYITQCPIQPGNKYTYKVEFTTEEGTMWWHAHSGWARATVHGPIFVYPKRGSRYPFSKPHAEVPIILGEWWKKDVMEIPGNANITGGEPILSDAYTINGQPGHLYPCSKSGTFEMSVKHGKTYLLRIISAVMDEELFFGIANNKLTLVGKDGYYTKQIETSYIMITPGQSMDVLLQANQPPSLYFMAARAYSSATGAGFDQTTTTAIVKYSGSHRDHPQFPHYKFPHLPPYNRTQASTDFTKHFRSLATKEHPTNVPLHVNTNLFFAISVNLLNCSGKPCSGPFGKRFSASVNNVSFVAPSIDILRAYYYKIPGVFEKDFPRKPPKGFNYTGDRLPDNLFTPSYGTKVVVLEYNASVELVLQGTNVLASDNHPVHLHGYSFYVVGWGFGNFNPKKDPLSYNLVDPPEESTVGVPKNGWVAIRFRADNPGVWVMHCHIERHQTWGMTTVFLVKNGVDLKSKILPPPHDLPTC; from the exons ATGGTTAATGTTTTAGTACATTTTAGTTTTTgcgtttttcaaatttttctacTTTTTAATGTTGCAAATGGGAAAATCCATCACCAGAAGTTCGTG gtGAAATCATCTTCTTACACTCGACTATGTAGTACCAAGGAAATCCTGACTGTGAACGGCCGATTCCCAGGGCCGACTTTGAAAGCTCGTAGAGGAGATAAAATTATTATTACGGTCTATAACAAGGCAAACTACAACATCACGTTTCATTG GCATGGAGTTAGACAAGTTAGAAATTCATGGTCAGATGGACCTGAGTACATCACGCAGTGCCCGATTCAGCCAGGAAACAAGTACACTTACAAAGTAGAGTTTACAACGGAAGAAGGAACAATGTGGTGGCACGCACACAGTGGGTGGGCAAGAGCAACAGTTCACGGACCCATTTTTGTCTATCCAAAGCGTGGTTCTCGCTATCCCTTTTCTAAACCTCATGCAGAGGTTCCAATCATACTAG GCGAGTGGTGGAAGAAAGATGTTATGGAGATACCAGGAAATGCAAATATAACAGGAGGTGAACCCATACTCTCAGATGCATATACCATAAATGGGCAACCAGGCCATCTCTATCCATGTTCCAAATCAG GTACTTTCGAAATGTCAGTGAAGCATGGGAAAACCTATTTGCTTCGGATAATTAGCGCGGTAATGGATGAAGAGCTTTTCTTCGGCATAGCAAACAACAAATTAACATTGGTGGGAAAGGATGGTTACTACACAAAACAAATCGAGACATCTTACATAATGATAACCCCAGGCCAATCCATGGATGTTTTATTACAAGCAAACCAACCTCCAAGTCTCTATTTCATGGCTGCAAGAGCATATTCAAGCGCCACTGGAGCTGGTTTCGATCAAACCACGACAACAGCCATCGTTAAATACAGCGGTTCACACCGAGATCATCCGCAGTTTCCTCACTACAAATTTCCCCATCTACCTCCCTATAACAGAACTCAAGCATCAACCGACTTCACCAAGCACTTCAGAAGCCTAGCAACGAAAGAGCACCCAACCAATGTCCCATTACATGTAAACACCAACCTCTTCTTCGCCATATCTGTAAATCTTCTAAATTGCAGTGGCAAACCATGCAGCGGTCCCTTTGGTAAAAGATTTTCCGCTAGCGTGAACAACGTAAGCTTTGTAGCCCCATCCATCGACATACTTCGAGCGTACTATTATAAGATCCCAGGTGTTTTCGAGAAAGATTTTCCAAGAAAACCTCCTAAGGGGTTCAATTATACCGGTGATCGACTTCCTGACAACTTGTTTACCCCTTCCTACGGCACGAAGGTGGTGGTTCTGGAGTACAATGCGAGTGTTGAACTAGTTTTACAGGGAACCAATGTGCTAGCAAGTGATAACCATCCTGTGCATTTGCATGGCTATAGCTTTTATGTTGTTGGCTGGGGTTTCGGAAACTTCAACCCCAAGAAAGACCCTTTAAGCTACAATCTTGTTGATCCTCCAGAGGAGAGTACAGTTGGTGTTCCTAAGAACGGTTGGGTTGCAATCAGATTTAGAGCAGATAATCCAG GTGTGTGGGTGATGCATTGTCACATAGAGCGTCATCAAACGTGGGGAATGACAACGGTGTTCCTCGTGAAAAATGGTGTTGATCTAAAAAGTAAAATTCTTCCACCCCCTCATGATTTGCCCACTTGCTGA
- the LOC103402256 gene encoding BRASSINOSTEROID INSENSITIVE 1-associated receptor kinase 1 — MNPPAMTSSASVSVWLILLFGFFHLHKLAANVEGDALNALKTNLADPNNVLQSWDPTLVNPCTWFHVTCNSENSVTRVDLGNANLSGQLVAQLGVLSKLQYLELYSNNITGTIPEELGGLADLVSLDLYLNKLHGTIPAALGNLAKLRFLRLNNNTLSETIPLTLTNIQSLQVLDLSNNNLTGDIPVNGSFSLFTPISFANNPLKPLPPSPPPPVSPNPPSSPGTTATGAIAGGVAAGAALLFAAPAIALAYWRRRKPQDHFFDVPAEEDPEVHLGQLKRFSLRELQVATDTFSNKNILGRGGFGKVYKGRLADGTLVAVKRLKEERTQGGELQFQTEVEMISMAVHRNLLRLRGFCMTPTERLLVYPFMFNGSVASCLRDRPEGQAALDWPIRQRIALGSARGLAYLHDHCDPKIIHRDVKAANILLDEEFEAVVGDFGLAKLMDYKDTHVTTAVRGTIGHIAPEYLSTGKSSEKTDVFGYGVMLLELITGQRAFDLARLANDDDVMLLDWVKGLLKDRRLETLVDADLNGNYVDDQVEQLIQVALLCTQGTPGERPKMSEVVRMLEGDGLAERWEEWQKEEVFRQDFNPIHHPSTNWIIDSTSHIPPDELSGPR, encoded by the exons ATGAACCCACCAGCGATGACGTCCTCCGCCTCTGTTTCCGTTTGGCTGATTCTGTTGTTTGGCTTCTTTCACCTCCATAAGCTCGCTGCCAACGTCGAAG GTGACGCATTGAACGCGTTGAAGACCAATCTAGCTGATCCAAACAATGTTCTGCAGAGTTGGGATCCGACTCTCGTCAATCCCTGCACCTGGTTTCATGTCACTTGTAATAGCGAAAACAGCGTTACTCGAGT TGATCTTGGCAATGCCAATCTCTCTGGTCAATTGGTTGCACAGCTTGGTGTGCTTTCCAAGTTGCAGTACTT GGAACTTTACAGTAATAACATAACTGGAACCATTCCCGAAGAGCTTGGGGGTTTGGCAGACTTGGTCAGTTTGGATCTTTACTTGAACAAGTTACATGGTACCATTCCAGCGGCACTTGGCAACCTTGCAAAACTACGTTTCCT GCGTCTCAACAACAACACCTTGTCAGAGACTATTCCCTTGACTTTGACTAACATCCAATCATTGCAAGTCCT GGATCTTTCAAATAACAATCTGACAGGGGATATTCCAGTCAATGGATCTTTTTCACTTTTTACTCCCATCAG TTTTGCCAATAATCCTCTGAAACCACTTCCACCCTCTCCACCTCCTCCTGTTTCTCCGAACCCACCAAGTTCTCCAG GTACCACTGCTACTGGGGCTATTGCTGGAGGGGTTGCTGCTGGTGCTGCTTTGCTATTTGCTGCACCTGCAATTGCACTTGCTTATTGGCGACGAAGAAAACCACAGGATCATTTCTTTGATGTACCTG CTGAGGAGGATCCAGAAGTTCATTTAGGACAGCTCAAAAGGTTTTCTTTGCGTGAACTACAAGTTGCAACGGATACCTTTAGTAACAAAAATATTCTTGGTAGAGGTGGATTTGGTAAGGTTTATAAAGGACGCTTAGCTGATGGAACTCTGGTTGCTGTAAAAAGACTTAAAGAGGAGAGAACCCAAGGTGGGGAGCTACAGTTTCAAACAGAGGTTGAAATGATTAGCATGGCTGTCCACCGCAATCTGCTTCGTCTGCGTGGTTTTTGCATGACACCAACAGAAAGGCTGCTTGTATATCCTTTTATGTTTAATGGAAGTGTGGCATCATGTTTAAGAG ATCGTCCAGAAGGACAAGCTGCACTTGATTGGCCAATAAGACAACGCATTGCGTTGGGATCTGCAAGAGGCCTTGCTTATTTACATGATCACTGTGATCCAAAAATTATTCACCGTGATGTGAAAGCAGCAAACATATTGTTGGATGAGGAATTCGAAGCAGTTGTTGGAGACTTTGGGTTGGCTAAACTCATGGACTACAAGGATACACATGTTACCACAGCAGTACGTGGCACAATTGGTCATATAGCACCAGAGTACCTTTCAACTGGAAAATCTTCCGAGAAAACTGATGTTTTTGGATACGGCGTCATGCTTCTTGAACTCATCACTGGGCAGAGGGCTTTTGATCTTGCTCGGCTTGCGAATGATGATGATGTCATGTTACTTGATTGG gtcaaaggactactgaAAGATCGGAGGTTGGAAACTCTTGTTGATGCTGATCTGAATGGAAATTATGTTGACGATCAAGTGGAGCAGCTCATCCAAGTAGCTCTACTGTGCACACAAGGCACCCCAGGGGAACGACCCAAGATGTCAGAGGTTGTCCGGATGCTGGAAGGCGATGGTTTGGCTGAAAGATGGGAGGAGTGGCAAAAAGAGGAGGTGTTCCGCCAAGATTTCAACCCTATTCATCATCCAAGTACCAATTGGATCATAGACTCAACTTCTCATATTCCTCCGGATGAGTTGTCCGGTCCCAGATGA
- the LOC103402257 gene encoding small ribosomal subunit protein uS9m-like, whose protein sequence is MLSRLLPKPSHFSRLTLISPNFHPFPQPQNPLFATFTPRFFSSDDGKGPSQSDVWRLSQETDGKFDLLFGQSSGDISGIAEVESSEADSDWLKGKGGEEWDTSQEYKMWSLGEEAKSDLFDIGEGVQTVTVIDSETSREEIEKAEQAKRLEKEEQELTAVLKGPNRAFGDLIAASGITDEMLDTLIALKDFQGIKGLPPLSEIEDIRYEKNTRKSSRAEIERQKQEEVAKARVRTVDDKGRAYGTGRRKCSVARVWIQPGNGKFTINDKQFDTYFPMLDHRAALLRPFSETKTLGLWDIACSVQGGGTTGQVGAIQLGVSRALQNWEPDLRPALKESGFLTRDSRVVERKKPGKAKARKSFQWVKR, encoded by the exons ATGCTCTCTCGTCTTCTACCCAAACCCTCACATTTCTCTCGCCTAACCCTAATCTCCCCAAATTTCCATCCCTTCCCCCAACCCCAAAACCCTCTTTTCGCTACTTTCACTCCAAGGTTCTTCTCCAGTGACGATGGTAAGGGTCCCTCCCAATCAGATGTTTGGAGGCTTTCTCAGGAAACCGATGGAAAGTTTGACCTTTTATTCGGCCAGAGCTCCGGGGACATTTCCGGGATTGCAGAAGTTGAATCCAGCGAGGCCGATTCCGACTGGTTGAAGGGGAAAGGAGGCGAGGAGTGGGATACATCGCAGGAGTACAAGATGTGGAGCTTGGGAGAGGAGGCGAAGAGTGACTTGTTCGATATCGGAGAGGGTGTACAGACTGTTACTGTCATTGACAGTGAGACAAGTAGAGAGGAGATTGAGAAGGCTGAACAGGCTAAGAGGCTTGAGAAAGAGGAGCAGGAGCTTACTGCTGTTCTCAAAG GTCCGAATCGTGCCTTTGGTGACCTTATTGCTGCATCTGGAATCACAGACGAAATGCTTGACACTTTGATTGCATTGAAGGATTTTCAAGGGATAAAGGGATTGCCCCCTCTTTCAGAGATTGAAGACATTCGTTATGAGAAAAATACCAGAAAATCCTCGAGAGCTGAAATAGAGCGCCAGAAACAGGAGGAAGTTGCCAAAGCAAGAGTGAGAACAGTAGACGACAAGGGGAGAGCTTATGGAACAGGAAGAAGGAAATGTAGTGTAGCACGTGTCTGGATTCAACCTGGTAATGGTAAATTCACAATTAATGATAAACAATTTGACACCTATTTTCCAATGCTTGATCATCGTGCTGCTCTCCTCCGACCTTTCTCTGAGACAAAAACGTTGGGCCTTTGGGACATCGCTTGTAGTGTCCAAGGAGGTGGCACCACAG GTCAAGTTGGAGCAATTCAATTAGGAGTGAGCAGGGCCTTGCAAAATTGGGAACCTGATTTGCGTCCTGCTCTAAAAGAAT CTGGTTTCTTGACAAGGGACTCGCGTGTGGTGGAAAGGAAAAAACCcggaaaagcaaaagcaaggaagagCTTCCAGTGGGTCAAGCGTTGA